The proteins below come from a single Holdemania massiliensis genomic window:
- a CDS encoding GntR family transcriptional regulator, giving the protein MARSLSDRIRSQEFAFQPYIPSIPQLMQEYDASLATIRSAVALLNDIGLIQTAPKKGSIILRRQTQPQTMKLEIALVRENIVYFLDALQLLALCWSPLAKTVYPSLSKAECEQYAQRLTDLGLTSDSLLSELLWQLGEKVVYPGQRSLLEQLKNLLIWGYYLKRLPPDADYPDLTQPERIAAILNQLIQALNRQQTDLFIELSQVLFFQAYALARSLVLHCGAQESELPAAFPASALADLNCQSKE; this is encoded by the coding sequence ATTGCGCGGTCTTTGTCCGATCGTATCCGCAGTCAGGAGTTTGCCTTTCAGCCCTACATTCCCTCTATTCCGCAGTTGATGCAGGAATATGATGCGTCATTGGCGACAATTCGCAGTGCGGTTGCGCTGCTTAATGACATCGGACTGATCCAAACGGCACCGAAGAAAGGTTCAATCATTCTGCGCAGGCAAACCCAGCCGCAGACGATGAAACTGGAAATCGCACTGGTCAGGGAAAACATCGTCTATTTTCTGGATGCGCTGCAGCTGCTGGCATTGTGCTGGTCACCGTTGGCTAAAACGGTTTATCCCTCTCTGTCAAAGGCTGAATGCGAACAATATGCGCAGCGTTTAACGGACTTGGGACTGACCTCGGATTCCTTGTTAAGCGAACTGCTTTGGCAGCTGGGGGAAAAGGTTGTCTATCCAGGTCAGCGAAGTCTTCTGGAACAGCTGAAAAATCTTCTGATCTGGGGGTATTATCTCAAGCGTCTGCCGCCGGATGCAGATTATCCGGATTTGACGCAGCCGGAACGGATTGCGGCGATTTTGAATCAGCTTATTCAGGCTCTGAATAGGCAGCAGACAGACCTTTTCATTGAACTGTCGCAGGTGTTATTCTTTCAGGCCTACGCCCTAGCTCGTTCTCTGGTTTTGCACTGCGGCGCTCAGGAAAGCGAACTGCCCGCAGCTTTCCCGGCGAGTGCTTTAGCTGATCTGAACTGTCAGAGCAAAGAGTGA
- a CDS encoding vitamin B12-dependent ribonucleotide reductase produces the protein MGYRKETIAKLNQDIREFFPYLTEIQPEDHTIHSGVSRLVMLDRYAQKDRELKTLGVGDIVLAVIKEDPKYPARGVGAVKTIDWENESVTIEIEEEFRGTLEDEQESITGLIRRPFAEIDKPMEIYYEQIARRVGKALAEPENNDAQRQKYADLFTDQLKKLNVIPAGRVLFGAGSGTQVTYFNCFVMPFVADSRGGIAEHRKEVMEIMSRGGGVGTNGSTLRPKHAPAKGVGGRSSGAVSWLNDIANLTNLVEQGGSRRGAQMIMLADWHPDIIEFIISKMQNPRVLKWLSENNKDEQVRELAQRKLKFIPLTRLERQMLETLIDNKNTPAEVMDYAQQTLLEGGRLEVVNPEFLSGANISVTLTDEFMHAVETDGTFDLRFPDIANYTPQQKEAYDTHWHKIGDVREWEALGYPIKTYRTIRARDLWDLICFCATYSAEPGIFFIDNANKMTNAKAYGQKVVATNPCGEQPLAPYSVCNLAAVNLANFVDKKTGRILFEELAETVSLTVRMQDNVIDSTPYFLKANEDQALGERRVGLGVMGLHDMLIWNRKRYGSAAALETIDQVFHCIARAAYQTSVELAKEKGSFPFFTSGEAFINTGYMKQMDEDLRQDILKYGIRNSHLLTIAPTGSTGTMVGVSTGLEPYFSFSYFRSGRLGKFIEVNAAIVDQWLALNPGYTRDTLPEFFVSAMELTPEEHADTQCAIQRWIDSSISKTVNAPRGFSVRQVQGIYERLYAGGAKGGTVYVDGSRDSQVLTLSNEEENSWDQMDIERDFGVPVKKTQEAEKKTDLRADRQDRNIGVEVGDICPICLEGIVEEIGGCNTCTNCNAQLKCGL, from the coding sequence ATGGGATATCGTAAGGAAACGATCGCTAAACTCAATCAGGATATTCGGGAGTTTTTCCCGTATTTAACTGAAATCCAACCGGAGGATCATACAATTCATTCCGGTGTATCGCGGCTGGTCATGCTTGACCGTTATGCCCAAAAGGATCGGGAATTAAAGACGTTGGGCGTGGGGGATATCGTCCTGGCTGTCATTAAAGAGGACCCGAAGTATCCAGCCCGGGGTGTCGGTGCTGTCAAGACGATCGATTGGGAAAACGAAAGCGTCACGATTGAAATCGAAGAGGAATTCCGCGGTACGCTGGAAGACGAGCAGGAGTCGATCACCGGTTTAATCCGCCGGCCGTTTGCCGAAATCGACAAGCCGATGGAAATCTACTATGAACAGATTGCCCGGCGTGTCGGCAAAGCGCTGGCAGAACCGGAAAACAACGATGCTCAGCGGCAGAAATATGCCGATTTGTTTACCGATCAATTAAAGAAGTTAAATGTCATTCCGGCCGGCCGCGTTTTATTCGGAGCCGGCAGCGGAACTCAGGTCACCTATTTCAACTGCTTCGTTATGCCGTTTGTTGCGGATTCCCGCGGCGGTATTGCGGAACACCGCAAGGAAGTCATGGAAATCATGTCGCGCGGAGGCGGCGTCGGCACCAACGGCTCGACTTTGCGTCCGAAGCATGCCCCGGCCAAGGGCGTCGGCGGACGCAGCAGCGGCGCTGTCAGCTGGCTGAACGATATCGCTAACCTGACCAATCTGGTTGAACAGGGCGGTTCCCGGCGCGGAGCTCAGATGATTATGTTGGCCGACTGGCATCCGGATATCATTGAATTCATCATTTCTAAAATGCAGAATCCGCGCGTTTTAAAATGGCTGAGTGAGAACAACAAAGACGAGCAGGTTCGGGAACTGGCACAGCGCAAATTGAAATTTATTCCGCTGACGCGATTGGAACGGCAGATGCTGGAGACCTTGATCGACAATAAAAATACCCCGGCAGAAGTCATGGATTATGCCCAGCAGACCTTGCTGGAAGGGGGACGATTAGAAGTCGTCAATCCGGAATTCTTAAGCGGCGCCAACATTTCCGTCACCCTGACCGATGAATTTATGCACGCGGTGGAAACGGACGGCACTTTCGATCTGCGTTTCCCGGACATTGCCAATTATACGCCGCAGCAGAAGGAAGCCTACGATACGCATTGGCATAAGATCGGGGATGTGCGTGAGTGGGAAGCTTTGGGTTATCCAATCAAAACCTACCGCACGATCCGCGCCCGCGATTTGTGGGATCTGATCTGCTTCTGTGCTACCTATTCGGCAGAACCAGGAATTTTCTTCATTGACAACGCCAACAAAATGACCAATGCCAAAGCCTACGGACAGAAAGTTGTCGCGACCAATCCATGCGGAGAACAGCCGCTGGCCCCGTATTCTGTCTGCAATCTGGCAGCGGTCAACCTGGCCAACTTTGTAGATAAAAAGACCGGACGCATCCTGTTTGAGGAACTGGCAGAAACGGTTTCCCTGACTGTCAGAATGCAGGACAACGTCATCGACAGCACGCCGTATTTCCTCAAAGCCAATGAAGATCAGGCATTGGGTGAACGGCGCGTGGGTTTGGGCGTTATGGGACTGCATGACATGCTGATCTGGAACCGCAAGCGTTATGGCTCCGCCGCAGCGCTGGAAACGATTGATCAGGTGTTCCACTGCATCGCCCGCGCAGCCTATCAAACTTCAGTTGAACTGGCGAAGGAAAAAGGCAGCTTCCCGTTCTTTACCAGCGGCGAGGCATTCATCAATACTGGCTATATGAAACAGATGGATGAAGATCTCCGGCAGGATATCCTGAAATATGGAATCCGCAACTCCCACCTGCTGACGATTGCCCCAACCGGCTCAACTGGTACGATGGTCGGAGTTTCGACCGGACTGGAACCGTATTTCAGCTTCTCTTATTTCCGCTCTGGACGGCTGGGCAAATTCATTGAAGTCAACGCCGCGATCGTCGATCAGTGGCTGGCGCTGAATCCGGGCTATACCCGCGACACGCTGCCGGAATTCTTTGTCAGCGCGATGGAACTGACGCCGGAAGAACATGCGGATACACAGTGTGCAATTCAGCGCTGGATTGATTCTTCGATCTCCAAGACTGTCAATGCTCCGCGTGGGTTCTCTGTCCGCCAGGTGCAGGGTATTTATGAGCGGCTGTATGCCGGCGGTGCCAAAGGCGGCACGGTTTATGTCGATGGTTCCCGTGATTCCCAAGTGCTGACCTTAAGCAACGAGGAAGAAAATAGCTGGGATCAGATGGATATTGAACGTGATTTCGGGGTTCCGGTCAAAAAGACGCAGGAAGCGGAAAAGAAAACCGACCTGCGTGCGGATCGTCAGGACCGCAACATCGGCGTAGAAGTCGGCGATATCTGCCCGATCTGTCTGGAAGGCATCGTAGAGGAAATCGGCGGATGCAATACCTGCACCAACTGCAATGCTCAGCTGAAATGCGGATTGTAA
- a CDS encoding ATP:cob(I)alamin adenosyltransferase, translating into MIVTTKTGDQGTTEIQSGRISKADPLLEVLGDLDELSAECLVFASLTPAYRLVMEALVQDLSAGCAELAGYGEGQFGQRRERLELEIQEILKDRSEFQFHYPLTCPSSALLNRLRAVSRRAERHWWGLQNSRKTNPQLGIYLNRLSDYFFALQIQAAVESKSSSSTNSTADSAM; encoded by the coding sequence ATGATCGTAACAACCAAAACGGGAGATCAGGGAACAACCGAAATTCAAAGCGGACGGATTTCCAAAGCCGATCCGTTATTGGAAGTGTTGGGCGATCTGGATGAACTGAGCGCCGAATGTCTTGTTTTCGCCAGTCTGACGCCTGCCTATCGGCTGGTCATGGAAGCTCTTGTTCAAGATCTCAGCGCTGGCTGCGCTGAACTGGCAGGGTATGGAGAAGGCCAGTTCGGCCAACGAAGGGAACGGCTTGAGCTTGAGATTCAAGAAATTCTGAAGGATCGGAGTGAGTTTCAGTTTCATTATCCGCTCACCTGTCCCTCCAGCGCCTTGTTAAACCGTTTAAGAGCCGTCAGCCGGCGGGCTGAACGGCATTGGTGGGGACTGCAGAACAGCCGCAAAACCAATCCGCAGCTGGGCATTTATCTGAATCGGCTCAGTGATTATTTCTTTGCTTTGCAGATTCAGGCTGCCGTCGAATCAAAATCCAGTTCATCCACGAATTCCACTGCGGATTCGGCCATGTAA
- a CDS encoding AAA family ATPase: MKTNFDPQAQKALQAARTVARQMKNTFIGTEHLLIGILQTENSALKKLLNDRGITAEQLKEDIQVLFGFNEEETRQTEYTQTVEEILEKCLIEAARSTPHVITLKMLTRTLLETPNNVASELLRRYDIDIAQLISELNQQDIESLNSIRELRNLNQWMTNRPSNIVERQEQMKAVIRILCRKEKANPLLLGDPGVGKTALVEQLAKSIQEGEVPDCLRNSVIFELSVNGLVAGTKYRGEFEEKIQKILDALKQFPQVILFIDEIHQIIGAGKAEGSIDVAGVLKPVLARGEIRCIGATTYDEYLKFIEKDRALQRRFQPVMIEEPDLDSARRMIQAKIPEYEQHHQIQFPMDLVEPLMESTQYFMPSRKLPDKALDVIDLACASARMDHRDQVSRQDIDQILQQLTDVPLQDRNRKDRVMQRLRKELIGQQTMLTQIDQQLQWMELGVVEDKPLGVWLLCGKQFSLKQRLAKVLAQLYFGQDDRRIEVDMMDYQDSQAGYRFVHGTDQQYSLWLEKLRRSPYSLLLIRNLDAARAECEAILRKGIEQGMIEEEAGRKVDLRHCLILLDTQQSRSLSGLGFQASAVQSDGEGWETLADAVLDFKTLGSAEMETLARRRYQEITRKMPQLALELGEDTPFDVEGEDPEKIDRQIRSYLTRHFKKSAG, encoded by the coding sequence ATGAAAACCAATTTTGATCCTCAGGCCCAAAAGGCGCTGCAGGCAGCCCGCACGGTAGCCCGGCAGATGAAAAATACCTTTATCGGGACGGAACATTTGTTGATCGGTATTCTGCAGACAGAAAATTCGGCATTGAAAAAACTGCTGAATGATCGCGGAATTACCGCGGAACAGTTAAAAGAAGATATTCAGGTGCTGTTCGGATTTAATGAGGAGGAAACACGGCAGACGGAATACACGCAGACCGTCGAAGAAATCCTGGAGAAATGTTTGATTGAAGCGGCGCGGTCTACACCGCATGTGATCACGCTGAAAATGTTGACGCGGACATTGTTGGAAACCCCGAATAATGTGGCTTCCGAACTGCTGCGCCGGTATGATATTGATATTGCCCAGTTAATCAGCGAACTGAATCAGCAGGATATTGAAAGTCTGAACTCGATTCGGGAGCTGCGCAATCTGAATCAGTGGATGACAAACCGGCCTTCCAATATCGTTGAACGCCAGGAACAGATGAAAGCCGTAATTCGAATTTTATGCCGCAAGGAAAAAGCGAATCCGCTGTTGTTAGGCGATCCGGGCGTAGGCAAGACGGCGCTTGTTGAACAGCTGGCGAAAAGTATTCAGGAAGGGGAAGTCCCAGACTGTCTGCGTAACAGCGTGATCTTTGAACTCAGCGTCAATGGATTAGTCGCCGGGACGAAATACCGTGGTGAGTTTGAAGAAAAGATTCAGAAAATACTGGATGCCCTGAAGCAGTTTCCCCAGGTCATTCTTTTTATTGATGAAATTCATCAGATCATCGGCGCTGGTAAAGCAGAAGGCTCGATCGATGTTGCGGGAGTGCTGAAACCGGTGCTGGCACGCGGTGAAATCCGCTGCATTGGGGCAACAACGTATGACGAATACCTTAAGTTTATTGAAAAAGACCGGGCCTTGCAGCGGCGTTTCCAGCCGGTGATGATTGAAGAGCCGGATCTTGATTCTGCCAGGCGGATGATTCAAGCCAAAATTCCCGAATACGAACAGCATCATCAGATTCAGTTTCCAATGGATCTGGTGGAACCGCTGATGGAAAGCACGCAGTATTTCATGCCCTCGCGCAAACTGCCGGACAAAGCGCTGGACGTCATTGATCTGGCTTGTGCCAGCGCACGGATGGATCATCGCGATCAGGTCAGCCGTCAGGATATCGATCAGATTCTGCAGCAGCTGACTGATGTGCCGCTGCAGGATCGAAATCGCAAAGATCGGGTGATGCAGCGGCTGCGCAAGGAATTGATCGGTCAACAGACGATGCTGACGCAGATTGATCAGCAGCTGCAATGGATGGAGCTGGGCGTTGTTGAAGACAAACCGTTAGGCGTATGGTTACTTTGCGGCAAACAGTTTTCCTTAAAGCAGCGATTGGCGAAAGTGCTGGCGCAGCTGTATTTTGGCCAGGATGATCGGCGGATTGAAGTGGATATGATGGATTATCAGGATAGTCAGGCGGGATATCGGTTTGTCCACGGAACCGATCAGCAGTATTCCTTGTGGCTGGAAAAGCTGCGGCGTTCCCCTTATTCGCTGTTATTGATCCGAAACTTGGATGCGGCACGGGCAGAATGCGAGGCGATTCTGCGCAAAGGCATCGAGCAGGGAATGATTGAAGAAGAAGCTGGTCGCAAGGTGGATCTGCGGCATTGTCTGATTCTGCTGGACACCCAGCAGAGCCGCAGTTTGTCTGGATTAGGCTTTCAGGCATCCGCGGTTCAAAGTGATGGCGAAGGATGGGAAACGCTGGCTGATGCGGTTCTTGATTTTAAGACGCTGGGCAGCGCGGAAATGGAAACTTTGGCACGTCGGCGTTATCAGGAAATTACCCGCAAAATGCCGCAGCTGGCGCTGGAGCTGGGAGAAGATACGCCTTTTGATGTGGAAGGGGAAGATCCGGAAAAGATCGATCGGCAGATCCGTTCCTATTTAACGCGGCATTTTAAAAAATCGGCCGGCTGA
- the ispD gene encoding 2-C-methyl-D-erythritol 4-phosphate cytidylyltransferase, producing the protein MEYSALIVAAGQGRRMNLGYNKVFYTFADGKNVLEKTMSIFEADPRCRQIVIVTQREDYVRCMRNRTQRGNVVFVEGGATRQESVFNGLMAVSEDYVLIHDGARPFLEQACLDRLCQCLSEHDACLLTVPCKDTIKVIEEGRIKETPNRSQLVQAQTPQAFKTSLILRAYRKARQEKVQATDDAQVVELLTGEAVYAVLGSYKNIKITTQEDLR; encoded by the coding sequence ATGGAATATTCAGCGTTGATCGTGGCTGCCGGACAAGGCCGCCGGATGAATCTTGGCTACAACAAGGTGTTTTACACCTTTGCGGACGGCAAAAATGTATTGGAAAAAACAATGAGTATCTTTGAGGCAGACCCACGCTGCCGTCAGATTGTCATCGTCACGCAGCGGGAGGATTATGTTCGCTGCATGCGCAATCGAACACAGCGGGGAAATGTGGTATTTGTGGAAGGCGGAGCAACTCGGCAGGAGAGTGTATTCAACGGCCTGATGGCGGTGAGCGAGGATTATGTGCTGATCCATGACGGAGCCCGGCCGTTTCTTGAACAGGCCTGTCTGGACCGACTTTGTCAATGTTTAAGCGAGCATGATGCCTGTCTTCTGACCGTGCCGTGCAAGGATACGATCAAGGTCATTGAAGAGGGAAGAATTAAGGAAACACCTAACCGCAGCCAGCTGGTTCAGGCGCAGACGCCGCAGGCATTTAAAACATCGCTGATTCTGCGGGCATACCGCAAAGCGCGTCAGGAAAAGGTGCAGGCTACCGATGACGCCCAGGTTGTGGAACTGTTGACGGGCGAAGCGGTTTATGCCGTTTTGGGCTCTTATAAAAACATTAAGATTACAACGCAGGAAGATCTGCGCTGA
- a CDS encoding endonuclease/exonuclease/phosphatase family protein encodes MQQGKKLVLTLFLLAAMLTGCTSNPAAQPTKSPEPSASDTISLKVATWNVDSKAHPDINKMSEIIHDLGIEIMGFQEIDVNNERNNRDMVQEFVNENYPYVHFAKGRDFANGGFGVGITSAHELLELSSIPIESTSSKATKTLERAVIEKEGKRISFYVTHTSWENIELRRRQIAQIIERVQMDPNEYKIMVADWNAELGKTEYAMFEDEFNIANGKDGNWLDTFNGSETFDPLDNIITTKNITISNVDKVRTDMADHDLLYCDLTLHDQIQGSAGIGNVGLGQGVNASSTAKDSDPMRLNDCDMETLWESETGGEQSVIIEMDRLYQGKSLTVFWGDLKPESIEIQMSADGVLYEDSSKGELTSAETALDFNGTFKYLKLTLLGNADKYQIRELQIFADRIPYTADHTENVLIHGDMEDLEGWQFRTDFTSKETNPVKSELSGGADTDAAEGSQAYKITRTHAEGIGKASLVQHAEITANKKYQLSFEQKTDTLGSASFGYEVIQYDDQGQALDLYHVALNDNLNLSQTYRRNDYNFTTAPNAASVDILFHVTAGEGSLWLDNVSLKQVVPTEAILLTADKTLLTEGETGFVRANILPNNYTDLKYHWISTDDSVVTVDDEGKISAKGIGQAYVGLRNDSDLAAESLILITVQ; translated from the coding sequence ATGCAGCAAGGAAAGAAACTTGTCCTTACTCTCTTCTTATTGGCTGCAATGCTTACAGGATGTACGTCGAATCCTGCAGCACAGCCAACAAAGTCTCCTGAACCCTCGGCATCCGATACGATTTCATTGAAAGTGGCTACCTGGAATGTAGATTCCAAGGCGCATCCGGATATCAATAAGATGTCGGAAATTATTCATGATTTAGGGATTGAAATCATGGGCTTCCAGGAAATTGATGTGAACAATGAACGGAATAACCGTGATATGGTCCAGGAATTTGTCAATGAGAATTATCCCTACGTCCATTTTGCCAAGGGCCGTGATTTTGCGAATGGGGGATTTGGCGTCGGGATTACCAGCGCACATGAACTGCTGGAGCTGTCGTCCATTCCGATTGAAAGCACAAGCTCAAAAGCGACCAAAACATTGGAGCGTGCTGTAATTGAGAAAGAGGGAAAACGGATTTCATTTTATGTCACGCATACGAGCTGGGAAAATATTGAATTGAGAAGGCGGCAAATTGCGCAGATTATCGAACGGGTCCAAATGGATCCGAACGAGTATAAAATCATGGTGGCAGACTGGAATGCAGAATTGGGCAAGACAGAGTATGCCATGTTTGAAGATGAATTCAATATTGCAAACGGCAAGGACGGAAACTGGCTAGATACCTTTAACGGCAGTGAAACCTTTGACCCGTTGGACAACATCATTACGACTAAGAACATTACGATTTCCAATGTTGATAAAGTTCGCACGGACATGGCGGATCATGATCTGCTGTATTGTGACTTGACTCTGCACGATCAAATTCAGGGGTCAGCCGGAATTGGAAATGTCGGCCTGGGGCAGGGGGTTAATGCCAGCAGCACAGCTAAGGATTCGGATCCGATGAGGCTCAATGATTGTGATATGGAAACGCTGTGGGAGTCAGAAACAGGCGGCGAACAGTCGGTGATCATCGAGATGGACCGTTTGTATCAAGGCAAGAGCTTAACTGTATTCTGGGGAGATTTGAAACCGGAATCAATTGAAATTCAAATGTCAGCAGACGGCGTGCTGTATGAAGATTCATCAAAGGGAGAACTGACTTCCGCTGAAACAGCACTTGATTTTAACGGCACATTCAAATATTTAAAGCTGACATTATTGGGAAATGCGGACAAATATCAGATTCGCGAACTTCAAATTTTTGCCGACCGCATTCCTTATACCGCGGATCATACTGAGAATGTTCTGATCCATGGAGATATGGAAGATTTGGAAGGCTGGCAGTTCAGAACAGACTTTACCAGCAAAGAAACAAATCCTGTAAAAAGTGAACTGAGCGGGGGCGCTGATACTGATGCTGCGGAAGGCAGTCAGGCTTATAAAATTACCCGAACTCATGCAGAGGGAATCGGCAAAGCTTCTTTAGTTCAGCACGCTGAAATCACGGCAAATAAAAAATATCAGCTGAGTTTTGAGCAGAAAACGGATACGCTGGGCAGTGCATCCTTTGGCTATGAGGTTATTCAATATGATGATCAAGGACAGGCCCTGGATTTGTACCATGTTGCATTGAATGACAATCTTAACTTATCTCAGACCTATCGGCGTAATGATTACAATTTTACAACCGCGCCGAACGCTGCCAGTGTAGATATTCTGTTTCATGTAACAGCTGGAGAAGGTTCATTGTGGCTGGATAATGTTTCTTTGAAACAAGTAGTTCCGACGGAAGCTATTCTTTTGACCGCAGACAAAACGCTTTTGACCGAAGGTGAAACGGGATTCGTTCGGGCTAATATCTTACCGAATAATTACACGGATCTCAAATATCATTGGATCAGTACAGATGATTCCGTTGTCACAGTAGATGATGAGGGAAAGATCAGTGCTAAAGGTATTGGACAGGCTTATGTTGGTTTACGGAATGACAGTGATTTGGCAGCTGAGTCGTTGATTTTGATAACTGTTCAATAA
- a CDS encoding GNAT family N-acetyltransferase, translating to MQMDFVTLTLDNLETEHLSCIIRSKKPHPGVEAKRQWLADRIPEGHIFRKLNVKEAVFIEYAPLETAWVPILGDNYLYLYCLWVSGSYKGQGIGQALLESCLADAERQGKSGVCMLGSQKQKAWLSDQSFVKKFNFKIVDQTENGYDLLALSFDKTLPRFAANVKLMQIENQELTLFYDYQCPFITQYIETIRKECEANSIPLSLNPIDSVEKAKSLPCVFNNWACFYKGHFETVNLLNLDALKRILRKG from the coding sequence ATGCAAATGGATTTTGTAACTTTAACTTTGGATAATCTGGAAACAGAACATCTCAGCTGCATCATCCGCAGCAAAAAACCGCATCCAGGTGTGGAAGCGAAACGTCAGTGGCTGGCTGACCGTATTCCTGAAGGTCATATTTTTCGAAAACTGAATGTGAAGGAAGCGGTTTTCATCGAATATGCACCATTGGAAACGGCCTGGGTTCCAATTCTTGGTGATAATTATCTCTATTTGTACTGTCTATGGGTATCTGGATCTTATAAAGGTCAGGGGATCGGGCAGGCACTGCTGGAATCCTGTTTGGCAGACGCTGAAAGGCAGGGCAAATCCGGTGTCTGCATGCTTGGCTCTCAAAAACAAAAAGCCTGGCTTTCTGACCAATCCTTCGTGAAGAAGTTTAATTTTAAGATTGTTGATCAAACGGAGAATGGCTATGATCTATTAGCCTTGTCTTTTGATAAAACCTTGCCGCGGTTCGCTGCAAATGTGAAGCTTATGCAGATTGAAAATCAGGAATTAACACTTTTTTATGATTATCAATGTCCGTTTATTACTCAATATATAGAAACTATAAGGAAAGAATGTGAGGCCAATTCCATTCCGCTATCGCTCAATCCCATTGACTCTGTTGAAAAAGCGAAATCCCTTCCTTGTGTGTTCAATAACTGGGCCTGCTTCTATAAAGGACATTTTGAAACAGTCAATCTGCTTAACCTTGATGCCTTAAAACGTATCTTAAGGAAAGGCTGA
- a CDS encoding Nif3-like dinuclear metal center hexameric protein: protein MQIQTILDHLQRHTPWVDYRKTRDIVLVGETHTEITQAAVCWVATKKVIEECIKRDIHFIISHENCFYLETTAPYRSMKELRDEKIKLCRDHQITIYRCHDGWDRFPEYGVADCLAQITGIPFNPRPTESFYHYACLQHKTVLELAEKLAEALAPHGCSGVEILGNPEQSVTKLGVGVGAEMDSQIMRMENVDCMILSDDSCTNWIDLQWCLDAQIPCILCHHSTNEMEGMLGLVKYLSQIFPECSFFKLDEGFQFTFVPARRK, encoded by the coding sequence ATGCAAATACAGACAATTTTAGATCATCTCCAACGACATACGCCTTGGGTAGATTATCGCAAAACCCGGGATATCGTTCTGGTCGGCGAAACACACACGGAGATCACTCAGGCTGCGGTTTGCTGGGTTGCAACAAAAAAGGTGATTGAGGAATGTATTAAGCGGGATATTCATTTTATCATCTCTCATGAAAACTGCTTCTATCTGGAAACAACGGCTCCATACCGATCCATGAAAGAGCTTCGGGATGAAAAAATCAAACTTTGCCGTGATCATCAGATTACAATTTATCGCTGCCATGATGGTTGGGATCGCTTTCCTGAATATGGTGTTGCGGATTGCCTGGCCCAAATAACCGGAATTCCATTTAATCCTCGTCCAACCGAGTCCTTTTATCATTACGCCTGTCTTCAGCATAAAACTGTGTTGGAACTGGCTGAAAAATTAGCGGAGGCGTTAGCCCCGCATGGCTGCAGCGGCGTTGAAATCTTGGGAAATCCTGAACAGTCAGTGACTAAATTAGGCGTTGGGGTCGGGGCTGAAATGGATTCTCAGATCATGCGGATGGAAAATGTGGACTGCATGATTCTTTCGGATGACAGCTGCACCAACTGGATTGACCTGCAATGGTGTCTGGACGCTCAAATTCCTTGTATCCTCTGCCATCATTCCACAAATGAGATGGAAGGAATGCTCGGATTGGTAAAATATTTAAGTCAGATTTTTCCGGAATGCTCATTTTTCAAATTAGATGAAGGCTTTCAATTTACATTCGTTCCAGCAAGAAGAAAATAA
- a CDS encoding DUF2461 domain-containing protein translates to MSELDMDLAFTQQFLSDLARNNNLDWMHAHQAEYKQARRQFEKLAQAVNDVLAQEDPRRLDIDISRRISRLNRDTRFSKDKSPYSPLFRIHLSPSGPQPIPCDLFLCLTAETLLVGGGLFASMFSEATALVRQAILDQADEFDRLIHNQEFAVCLPIRGESLKRVPKPFPADHPLADYLKMKSWYLEQTVELSESNSELIEHIIALAKSMQPFNDFLNKALASFTMPQR, encoded by the coding sequence ATGTCAGAATTAGATATGGATCTGGCTTTCACTCAACAGTTTCTCAGCGACCTTGCCCGCAACAACAATTTAGACTGGATGCATGCTCACCAAGCTGAATACAAACAGGCTCGGCGGCAGTTTGAAAAGCTTGCCCAAGCAGTCAACGACGTTTTGGCTCAAGAGGATCCGCGTCGCTTGGATATTGATATTTCCCGCCGCATCAGCCGACTGAACCGGGATACACGTTTCTCAAAAGATAAATCGCCTTACAGCCCGCTCTTCCGGATTCATTTATCCCCCAGCGGTCCGCAGCCCATTCCCTGCGACCTGTTTCTCTGCCTGACGGCTGAAACACTGTTGGTCGGAGGCGGATTATTTGCCTCAATGTTCAGTGAAGCCACAGCTTTAGTCAGACAGGCGATCCTGGATCAAGCCGATGAATTTGACAGACTCATTCACAATCAGGAATTCGCAGTCTGCCTGCCGATTCGGGGCGAGAGTTTAAAGCGCGTGCCGAAGCCGTTTCCGGCTGATCATCCGTTAGCGGATTACTTAAAAATGAAATCGTGGTACCTGGAACAGACCGTTGAGCTCAGCGAATCGAATTCTGAACTGATCGAACACATTATCGCACTCGCAAAAAGCATGCAGCCTTTCAATGATTTCTTAAACAAAGCCTTGGCTTCTTTTACCATGCCTCAGCGCTAA